In Meleagris gallopavo isolate NT-WF06-2002-E0010 breed Aviagen turkey brand Nicholas breeding stock chromosome 15, Turkey_5.1, whole genome shotgun sequence, one DNA window encodes the following:
- the NEURL1B gene encoding E3 ubiquitin-protein ligase NEURL1B isoform X1, with product MGQSLNTGHQTRSVSSRPYYSLPNSSHERRSVLTVTEPLRFHSHAKGKNVRLDTHSQRAMRKNSFCNGLTFTNRPIHVYEKVRLKLVAVQYGWSGALRFGFTIHDPSQMSSDDIPKYACPDLVTRPGYWAKALPERFAVRDNVLAFWVDRHGRVFYSINDEEPILFHCGINVSNPLWALIDVYGITHEVQILDSMFAETTARLNTTRLSSCLPQSNHDSANFNNNELENNQVVAKIANLNLSRVPGLATDNHIIPCCPNRRPRVQGVPAFLDTDLRFHPTHGPDITFSQDRMVACTNWQESNRTLVFSDRPLHIGESLFVEVGHLGLPYYGALSFGITSCDPSTLRTNELPADPDSLLDRKEYWVVYRAFPVLSGGDILNFTVLPNGEVHHGVNGASRGMLMCVDTSQSLWVFFTIHGVINQLKILGTVQSSPVTVSPSGSPGGSQYDSDSDMAFSVNRSSSASESSLVTAPSSPLSPPISLIFPPPEPSSSKNGECTVCFDSEVDTVIYTCGHMCLCNTCGLKLKKQLNACCPICRRVIKDVIKIYRP from the exons ACACAGGCCACCAGACCCGCTCAGTCTCCAGCCGCCCCTACTACAGCTTGCCCAACAGCAGCCATGAGCGGCGCTCAGTGCTCACCGTCACGGAGCCCCTGCGCTTCCACTCCCACGCCAAGGGCAAAAACGTGCGGCTGGACACCCATTCCCAACGGGCCATGCGGAAGAACAGCTTCTGTAACGGGCTCACCTTCACCAACCGGCCCATCCACGTCTATGAGAAGGTGCGGCTGaagctggtggctgtgcagtaTGGCTGGAGTGGGGCCCTGCGCTTCGGCTTCACCATTCACGACCCGTCACAGATGAGTTCCGACGACATACCAAAGTACGCCTGCCCGGACCTGGTGACCCGGCCCGGCTACTGGGCCAAAGCCCTGCCAGAAAGGTTTGCTGTCAGGGACAATGTCTTGGCCTTCTGGGTTGACCGTCACGGGAGAGTCTTCTATAGTATTAATGACGAGGAGCCGATATTGTTTCACTGTGGTATTAACGTCTCCAATCCTCTCTGGGCACTCATAGATGTCTATGGAATTACCCACGAAGTGCAAATACTCG ATAGCATGTTTGCAGAGACCACTGCCCGTCTCAACACCACCCGTCTCAGCTCTTGCCTTCCCCAGAGCAACCACGACTCGGCCAACTTCAATAACAATGAACTGGAGAATAATCAAGTGGTGGCCAAAATAGCAAACCTAAACCTGAGCCGGGTGCCGGGACTTGCGACAGACAACCACATCATCCCCTGCTGCCCCAACCGGCGGCCGCGTGTCCAGGGGGTCCCGGCCTTCCTGGACACAGACCTGCGATTTCACCCCACCCATGGACCCGACATCACCTTTTCTCAGGATCGGATGGTCGCCTGCACCAACTGGCAAGAGAGCAATAGGACTCTGGTGTTTTCTGACCGCCCTTTGCACATTGGCGAGAGCCTGTTTGTGGAAGTGGGACACCTTGGGTTGCCATACTATGGGGCCCTCTCGTTTGGCATCACTTCTTGTGATCCGAGTACTTTAAGGACAAACGAGCTCCCAGCAGATCCGGACTCTCTCCTGGACCGCAAAGAGTACTGGGTGGTGTACCGGGCCTTCCCGGTCCTCAGCGGAGGTGACATCCTCAATTTCACGGTCTTGCCAAATGGCGAGGTGCACCATGGGGTGAATGGAGCAAGCCGCGGCATGCTGATGTGCGTGGATACCTCGCAGTCTCTCTGGGTGTTTTTTACAATCCATGGTGTAATCAACCAGCTCAAAATACTGG GCACTGTGCAGTCCAGCCCAGTGACCGTCTCACCCTCAGGGTCCCCCGGTGGCTCGCAGTACGACAGCGACTCTGACATGGCCTTCAGTGTCAACAGGTCATCGTCTGCTTCAGAGTCTTCGCTCG TGACTGCTCCCAGCTCTCCCCTGAGCCCCCCCATCTCTCTCATCTTCCCCCCTCCGGAGCCATCCAGCAGCAAGAATGGGGAATGCACCGTCTGCTTTGACAGCGAGGTGGACACGGTGATCTATACCTGTGGACACATGTGCCTCTGCAACACCTGCGGTCTTAAGCTGAAGAAGCAGCTCAATGCCTGCTGCCCCATCTGCCGACGGGTCATCAAAGATGTTATTAAGATTTACCGCCCGTAG
- the NEURL1B gene encoding E3 ubiquitin-protein ligase NEURL1B isoform X2, whose translation MFAETTARLNTTRLSSCLPQSNHDSANFNNNELENNQVVAKIANLNLSRVPGLATDNHIIPCCPNRRPRVQGVPAFLDTDLRFHPTHGPDITFSQDRMVACTNWQESNRTLVFSDRPLHIGESLFVEVGHLGLPYYGALSFGITSCDPSTLRTNELPADPDSLLDRKEYWVVYRAFPVLSGGDILNFTVLPNGEVHHGVNGASRGMLMCVDTSQSLWVFFTIHGVINQLKILGTVQSSPVTVSPSGSPGGSQYDSDSDMAFSVNRSSSASESSLVTAPSSPLSPPISLIFPPPEPSSSKNGECTVCFDSEVDTVIYTCGHMCLCNTCGLKLKKQLNACCPICRRVIKDVIKIYRP comes from the exons ATGTTTGCAGAGACCACTGCCCGTCTCAACACCACCCGTCTCAGCTCTTGCCTTCCCCAGAGCAACCACGACTCGGCCAACTTCAATAACAATGAACTGGAGAATAATCAAGTGGTGGCCAAAATAGCAAACCTAAACCTGAGCCGGGTGCCGGGACTTGCGACAGACAACCACATCATCCCCTGCTGCCCCAACCGGCGGCCGCGTGTCCAGGGGGTCCCGGCCTTCCTGGACACAGACCTGCGATTTCACCCCACCCATGGACCCGACATCACCTTTTCTCAGGATCGGATGGTCGCCTGCACCAACTGGCAAGAGAGCAATAGGACTCTGGTGTTTTCTGACCGCCCTTTGCACATTGGCGAGAGCCTGTTTGTGGAAGTGGGACACCTTGGGTTGCCATACTATGGGGCCCTCTCGTTTGGCATCACTTCTTGTGATCCGAGTACTTTAAGGACAAACGAGCTCCCAGCAGATCCGGACTCTCTCCTGGACCGCAAAGAGTACTGGGTGGTGTACCGGGCCTTCCCGGTCCTCAGCGGAGGTGACATCCTCAATTTCACGGTCTTGCCAAATGGCGAGGTGCACCATGGGGTGAATGGAGCAAGCCGCGGCATGCTGATGTGCGTGGATACCTCGCAGTCTCTCTGGGTGTTTTTTACAATCCATGGTGTAATCAACCAGCTCAAAATACTGG GCACTGTGCAGTCCAGCCCAGTGACCGTCTCACCCTCAGGGTCCCCCGGTGGCTCGCAGTACGACAGCGACTCTGACATGGCCTTCAGTGTCAACAGGTCATCGTCTGCTTCAGAGTCTTCGCTCG TGACTGCTCCCAGCTCTCCCCTGAGCCCCCCCATCTCTCTCATCTTCCCCCCTCCGGAGCCATCCAGCAGCAAGAATGGGGAATGCACCGTCTGCTTTGACAGCGAGGTGGACACGGTGATCTATACCTGTGGACACATGTGCCTCTGCAACACCTGCGGTCTTAAGCTGAAGAAGCAGCTCAATGCCTGCTGCCCCATCTGCCGACGGGTCATCAAAGATGTTATTAAGATTTACCGCCCGTAG